GGTGGCGATCGGCTCGAACCAGCGGCTGCTGGTGAATTCGTCCGGCCGCGCCCAGATCAAGACCGGGCAGAGCTGCGGCGTCGCCGTGCCGCTGACCGCGATCCTCTATTCCACCGCCGGCACCGTGGTGCAGGTGGTGCGCGGCGGCCGCGTCGAGACGCGGCGGGTCGAGACCGGGTTGATGTCGGCCGGCCAGGTCGAGATCCGCGACGGCATCCAGGAAGGCGACATCGTCGTCGCCCGCGCCGGCGCGCTGCTGCGCGAGGGCGATCCGGTGCGGCCGGTGGGCGCCAGCGCCGACGCGAAGTGAGTGGGCACCGGATAAACGGTGTCGTCCCGGGCAAGCGAAGCGCGACCCGGGACCCATAACCACCAATGTGAATTGTCTTGAAGCGCTGTGGCCTCAGCGCGCTTCAACAACGCAGCCCTGTGGTTATGGGTCCCGGCTTTCGCCGGGACGACGTGGGGAAAGAGCCCGACCTCAGCCGCCGAGCTTGATGTCTTCCAGGAGCGAGGACGACACGCTCGGCACCTGCTCGCCTTCGCTCGCGCGCGAGATCGCGACGCGGGTCTTGTTGAAGGCGGTCTCTGCGCCGGCCTGGGCGTTGAGGTTGTTGATCAGCTCCGAGACCAGCACGCTGTTGGCGCCCTTGCCGTCGTCGGCGACCTTGCCCGGCGTCGCCGAGGTCAGCACGATGGTGTTCTCCGGCGGGCTGATCGGCGCGAGGCCGTGCGAGAAGGCGCGGAAGCGGCGTTCATAGGGATTGCGGCGCGACGCATCGAGCACCACGAGTTTTGCTTTGGCGCCGCGCTCCTTCATCGCATCGAGCACGGACTCGACGCTGACGCCGGTGCGCCTGACGTCGGCTTCCTTCCAGATCGTGGCATCGACCGGGATCATGTAGCTCTCGCGGCCGACCTGCACACCATAGCCGCCGAAGAACAGCATCACGACGGTGTCGGGGCGGATCTTGGCTTTCATGCGCTCGACCGCGCGGAACATGTCGTCCTTGGTGGCATCCTCGACCACGTCGACGTCAAAGCCCTCGTGGCGCAGCGCGGACGACAAGGTGCGGGCATCGTTGATCGGCTGGGCCAGCGGCGCCGATGCGTCCGGGTAATGGCCGTTGCCGATGATCAGTGCGAGGCGGGAGGCACCGGACGGGATGCTGCCGGTGGTGCCGGCGGCGACGGCGCCCTTGGGCGACTCGAACATGCGCTTGTTGAGCGCGGCATGGGCGCCGATCGCCAGCGACACCGTGCCGGCCACCGCCACACAGACGGCGATGCTGCGCCGGGAAAGTTGAAGCTGCCTAAGGTTCATAGCGTTCCTAGTCCCAATCTTTATCCCGATGGCGTTCGAGCGAAATCGCGCCAGTTAGTCGCGTCAGTGACGATCAGGTGTAATGGGGTTGAGGTGTCTGTGCCGTTGAATTGAGCTCAATTTGCGGCGCCGCAACAAACACTCCCTTAACCCGGACGGGCGGCCGGGGCAACCCGGTTTGCCGCACCCTGCCGCCCGGCACAGGCCATTGACGCCGTTAAAATCCCGTTACGTGATCTCCGTCACATTTGTGTTCTGTATGGATTCATGTAGCTTTCCAAAGGCTTGCGAGTTTGGGGGAGAACCGGAGGAAACACCGTCGGGGACGCCGGCGTTAACCGGTTCCGCGGGAAAGGGATTCATGAGCCTTCACGAGATCGCCGGAGCCGTGTGCCGGTCGCTGGCCGTCAGGAAGGACGGCCCGTCGCTTTACGACGTTTGCGACCCCGTATTGCAGGCCTATCGCGGCGGCGATCCCCATCTCGGAAAGTTCTACCGGACGGCGCTCGGCAATCCGCCGCTGCGCGCGCTGCTCCGCCGCACCGGGCTGCCCGCGCTGCAGGACCCCGACCGCCTCGCCGGGCTGCGCGCGGCGCTCACGCAGGCTCGCGACGCCGTGGCGCCGGACTGGGCCGCGATCGGCGCCCCGGTCGCTGCCCTGATGGACGGCATCGCCGTGCGCCACCCTGCCCCGCCGGCCGCCGCCGCGCCGGCACGCCCGCCTGCGATCGCCGAGATCGATCGCGCGATCCGCAGGACGGCTGCGCATCTGCTCGGATCGTTCGCGACAAACGGCTTCATCCCGACCTACGCCGCGTTCAACCTGATCGGCGATGCCGACATCGGCGGACGCGAGATGCTGATGGCGCTGACCGGGCTGAACGCGCGCGGCTACAAGAACTCGACCTTGCTGTTCAGCCTGGCGCGGATCTTCATCGCGCATTCGCCGGCGCGCGCGCTGATCAACCCGCCATGGCGCGGCATCGCCGAGCCGATGTGGGAGCCGGTGCAGATCCGCCACCGATCGGCCTATTACGACGCATTCTTCACCGAAGCGCTGCTCAGCTTTGTCGAGACCGGGCTGGCGTCGCCGGATGAAGCCGGCGCGGCGCGGCGCGCGATCGCCGAGATGGTGGACTTCTGCCTGAAGACCAGCGCCGAGGAGGTGCCATCGCATGACGGCTCGAACGTGCGCGTCATCACCGCGCTGGCACCGGGCCGGCATCCGCGCTTCTCGCGCTTCTTTGCCCAGATCAAGCAGGACCTCGGCTTCGGCGTCTACGTGCCCGACTGCGACACCACGGCGTGCGCGTTCTCGGCCGCCACGCAAGCCGGCTGCGACGATCCGATCCTCGCGCAGCCGCTCGTGGATTTCTACCGCGGCTACCAGGTGCGATCGGGCGCCAACGAGCCTGTCGTCACCGTGCCGCTGAACGACAACATCGACTATGAGGGCGGCGTCGTCACCTGGATCGACAACCTTAGGGGCGAGCGGCCCTATGGCAACGACCTCGACCCGACGCTGAACCTCGACATCCTCGAGGTCTCGTTCCGCAACCTTGCCCGTTGGCAGATCATCGAGACGCCGCAGCGGCTGGAGACGGTGCATCGCATCATCGCCTTCCAGGAGAGGTTGGTCGAAAGCGGCGCGTTCAGGAATCCGCGCTCGCACATCTATTATCTGCCCGAGCTCTACTCGGCCTATTTCGGCCGCTGCTATGCCGCGTTCATCGCGCTGCCGCTGGCGGCGCAGCGCGTGATCGATCCCGGCAACGTGTTCGCGCTGATCCGCGCCCGCGTGCTCGGCTATGTCCAGGGCGAGCTGATCACCCATGAGATGAACCCGTTCGATGCCGCGCTGGCGCTGATGGCGCTGGCGCATCTTGGCGCCGAGGTCGCGAGCTTCACGCCGGCGCTGCACTGCATCGTGCAGGGCCTCGGCGAGGGTGGCAGAAAGGGACCCTACAAGGCCTATGAATGGAACAAGATGAAGACGCCGACACGGATACTGGTCGGCGGGCCGGAGGTGACGTCAGCGTTCGTGCTGATGGCGCTGGCGCTGGCGAGGAAGCGGATGGCTCATTCATAATCGGATGACGCGAAGTTGAGACTGGCGGAAACACGACAGCACTGGCACGGTTGCCCAATTGCCCGCACAATCGTTGGGCACTGAACGCCAAGAACCTGGCCGGGAAACGCCGATGCTGAAGACGCTGCTCACTGCTGGCCTGTTGCTGTCGCTGCCGACGCTGGCGGTCGCCGCCGACATCACCGGCGTGCCGAAGATCCGCGACGGCGACCAGCTCATGATCGGCAGCGTCAAGATTCGGCTCGGCGGCATCGACGCGCCGTCGACCGACCAGCTCTGCCTCAATACCAAGGGCGAGCGCTGGACCTGCGGCGTCGCCGCGCGCGACGAGCTGATCAAGCATGCCGGCAACAAGAGCTGGACCTGCCATGCCCGCACGGTCGATCGCCGCGGCCGCACCATCGCGCGCTGCGAGGTCGATGGCGAGGACATCCAGAAGTGGATGGTCAGCAATGGCTGGGCGCTGGCCTTCACCCGCATCTCGCGTGACTACGAGCCGGATGAGAAGGAGGCGCGCGAGGCCAAGGCCGGAATGTGGCAGGGCGCGTTCATTGCGCCGTGGGACTGGCGCGTGCGCAACAAGAAGACCCCCGTGCTCGGCGCCGCGAAAGTGCCGGAGAGTGCACACTCGATCCTGCTCGCCTCCGCTTCCGGTCCGGTCGCGCCCTCGCCCGACTGCACCATCAAGGGCAACGTCAACCGTTCCGGCGAGTGCATCTTCCACCAGCCGAGCAGCCGCTGGTACGCCAAGATCGAGATGAAGATCTCCAAGGGCACGCGCTGGTTCTGCTCGGTCGAGGAAGCCGAGGCCGCCGGCTGCCGCGAGACGCGGCGTTAGGGCGCTGACTGAGGCTCGACTTCGACAGAATGAGACTCGAACGCAACCGCATTGGCAGTGCGCACCCTCTCCCGCTTGCGGGGGAGGGCTGGGGTGGGGGTCTTGCCACGAGCGATACTCATCGCGTGGAGACAGCCCCCACCCGGATTGCATCTTCGATGCAATCCGACCTCCCCCGCAAGCGGGAGAGGTGAAGGACCACGGCATGACCGATCTCGAGATCAACCTGCTTGCGCCGCGCCGTCGCAAGCGCCTGCGCTATCTGCAGCTGCTGCTGTTCGTGCTCGCCACCTATTTGATCGCGGCCTATCTGGTGCTGCCGGCGCTGTGGACGCATCACGAGCATCAGAAGGGCCTCGCCAATTTGCCGATGGTGACCCGCACCGCGCAGGGAATTCCCGGCGACCCGATGAATGTCGGGCTGATCGGCGACGTCAGGGACGTCGTCTGCGCGATGCACGAGGCCGGCTGGTTTCCGGCCGATCCGGTGACGCTGAAATCCTCGATCGAAATCGTGGGTTCCGTGCTGCTCGATCGGCCCTACAGGGATGCGCCGGTGAGCAATCTGTTCTATCTCGGCCGCCGCGAAGACCTCGCCTTCGAGCGCCCGGTCGGATCGAGCGCGGATCGCCGCAACCATGTCCGGTTCTGGAGGGTGCTAGACCAGGGCCAGGAGAAGCGCCCGGTGTGGCTGGGCGCTGCGACGCTCGACCGCGGCGTCGGCATCAGCCACTACACCGGCGCGGTGACCCATCACATCGCACCCGATCTCGACGCCGAACGCGCCCTGCTCGTCGCCGACCTCGAGTCCGCCGGCATGGTCACCGCGAAATACCAGGTCACCGGCATCGGCCCGACCTTCAACGGGCATAATGGCGGCGGCGACCTCTATTACACCGACGGCGAAATCTGGGTGCTGCGGCTGGTCGAAGCCTGCAGCAAGAACCACGGCGCCGTCGCACAGATCCCGAGCCCCGCCGCGACCGAGTTCAAGGACCAGATCTGGCGCGCGGTGATGGAATCGATCGGCAAATAGGACGCGTGCCCCGCGGTTTTGGAAACGCTGGATTGCTTCGCCCGGCTCGCAATCCGCAGTGCGATGGAATATCCTCTCCGCTTGACCCCTCAGACGCATGATTTGCGTTGCTTTACCCAAAAGGAACAGGACGATGACCGTTCGCGCGGGCCGGGAATTTCTGGCCATCCCCGGGCCCACAACGATGCCTGATCAGGTGCTGCAGGCGATGCACCGCCCGGCGCTCGACATCTACTCCAGCGAGATGGTCGAACTGACCGAGAGCCTGCTGCGTGATCTCTCGAACCTGTTCGCCACCGCGGGCAAATCCTACATCTACATCTCCAACGGCCATGGCGCCTGGGAGGCGACGCTCTCCAACGTGCTGTCGCGCGGCGACAAGGTGCTTGTGCTGGAGAGCGGGCGCTTCGCGATCGGCTGGGGCATGGCGGCTGCCGCGATGGGCGCGGAGGTCGAGGTGCTGAAGGGCGACTGGCGCCGCGCGATCCGCCCGGCCGAGGTCGAGGAGCGGCTCAAGCGCGACAAGGAACACAAGATCAAGGCAATCCTCGCGGTGCAGATCGACACCGCCTCCGGTGCGGTGAACGACATCGAGGCAATCGGCAGGGCGATCAAGGCGGCCGGCCACCCCGCATTGTTCATGGTCGACACCGTCGCCTCGCTCGGCTGCATGCCGTTCGAGATGGACAAATGGTATGTCGACGTCGCAATGAGCGGGTCGCAGAAGGGCCTGATGACGCCGCCCGGCCTCGGCTTCGTCGCCGCCAGCGATCGCGCCTGGGATGCGCACAAGAAAGCCAATCTGCGCACGCCCTATTGGGACTGGACCGAGCGCGAGGGAAGCGAGCACTACCGCAAATATGCCGGCACCGCGCCGGTGCACCTGTTGTTCGCGCTGCGCGAGGCGATCAACATGCTGCACGCCGAAGGCCTGCAGAACGCCTTCGAGCGGCACCGGCTGCTCGGCGAGGCGGTGCGCCGTGCGGTTGCGGTCTGGGCGGAGGGACAGGTGCTCGGCTTCAACATCGCCGAACCCACCGAGCGCTCCAACACCGTGACGACCGTGACCGTGAAGGGCGCCGATCCCGCCGCGATCCAGCGCTATGCCAAGGAGAAATGCGGCGTGGTGCTCGGCACCGGCATCGGCGATCTGCAAGGCCAGGCCTTCCGCATCGCGCATATGGGCCACGTCAATGCGCCGATGATCCTCGGCACGCTCGGCGTCGTCGAGGTCGCGCTGACCGCGTTGAATATCCCGCACGGCAAGGCCGGCGCCGACGCCGCCATCCAGTGGCTCGGCGAGAACGTGAAGGCGTAGGCCGAGCGCAGGCAGCCGGTATCCTGAGGCACCGGCGGGGCCACACGCTCCGCTGTCGTCCCGGCGAAAGCCGGGACGACACTGAGTGTTTGGCGTCGCTGGTGAATGATCCGCTCACAAGGACGACGGGATGCCGTGCATGCAACGCATTGCTAAGGCCCCAACACTTTTCGTCGTCATCGTTTTCCGCTTTACTGCCGGCAACAGCCGGGCACGGATCCCTGCGACAAAACAAAATGGAGGGATCGCTTGGCATCGGTGGAATTGCGCGGCCTGGTCAAGCGGTTTGGTTCGTTTGTCGCGGTTGACGACGTCTCCCTCACGATCGATCACGGCCGGCTGGTCTGCCTGCTCGGGCCGTCCGGCTGCGGCAAGACCACGACACTGCGGCTGATCGCAGGCTTCCTTGAACCGTCCGACGGCGAGATCCGTGTCGGCGACCGCGTGGTGTCGTCGAAGGCGCGCACGCTGCCGCCCGAGCAGCGCAACATGTCGATGATCTTCCAGAGCTACGCGCTGTGGCCGCATATGACGGTGGCCGAGAACATCGTCTATGGCCTCCGTTTGCGCAAAATGGACCGCGACACGATCGCGAAGAAACTCGCCGCGATCCTGGCGACCACCAAGCTGGAACCGCTGGCGCAGCGCTATCCGGGCGAGTTGTCCGGCGGCCAGCAGCAGCGCGTCGCGCTGGCACGGGCGCTGATCGTCGGCCCCGAGACGCTGCTGCTCGACGAACCCTTGTCCAATCTCGACGCCAATCTGCGCGAGGAGATGCGGTTCGAGATCCGCCGCCTGCACGACGAATATCGCTACACCACGGTCTATGTCACCCACGATCAGTCCGAAGCAATGACGACCGCCGACCTCATCGCTGTCATGAATGCCGGCAAGATCGACCAGCTCGGCAGCCCGGAGGACATCTACGCGCGGCCGGAATCCGAATTCGTCGCGCGCTTCATCGGCGCGGCCAATGTGATCAAGGGCACCGCACGCGATGCGACCCATGTCGAGTTCGGCGGCACGATACTGGAAGTGGTCGGGGCGAGGCTCACCGCCGGCCAGGGTGCGCCGGTCGCGATCCGCCAGCATGAGATCCAGCTCTCGACCCGGCCGCCCGCCGCAACGCAGAACACGCTCAAGGCCATCGTGACGCGGCAGGTCTATCTCGGCATGAACCGCGACTACATGGTGGAAACACCAGACGGCACCTCGCTGCGGGTGACCACGCCGACCGAGACCGCGGTCGAGAAGGGGCGCGAGGTCTGGCTGAACTTGCCGCCCGAGCGCTGCCGGGCGCTCAGCCGATAACGAGAAAGAAACCGAGGGACGCGATGCGGAAGCAAATCTCCAGACGCCAAGTCCCGAAAAGTTCTGCGGCGCTTGCACTCGGCAGGATATTCGCGTCGCACGCGATGACCGAAGAGATCAAGACGCGCTATGCGCGGCTGTTTCGGGTGTGAGGATGCCATGTAACTTTCACGATCGTCATTCCGGGGCGCGCGCAGCGCGAGCCCGGAATCCATTTCTCCACCTGCGCCTGCGGCCCGATGGATTCCGGGCTCGCCGCTTCGCGGCGCCCCCAGGTGCGCAATTGCGCACCGAGAATGACCGGGAGAGAGGCTTCACATGACAACCGTCACCACCTCCCCCTCCGCAAAACCGCGCATCGACTGGACGCGCCCCGTGCTGTGGCTGTTCGCTGCGCTCCTCGTCCTGCTGATCCTGCTGCCGTTGTCGTGGCTCGCGGTGTTCGCCTTCACCGACAAGAACCGTCATCCAACGCTTGCGAATTTCGTCACGCTGTTCAGCAATCCCGACTTCCTCGATCCGCTGCTGACCACCGCGATCATCGCCACGACATCGGCAGTGATCTGCTGCATCGTCGCGGCGCCGATCAGCTGGCTGGTGTCGCGCACCGACATGCCGGGGCGGCAGATCATCCGCGCGCTGGTGACGGCCTCGTTCGTGACGCCGCCGTTCCTCGGTGCGGTCGCCTGGGAGTTGCTGGCGGCGCCGAATTCGGGGTTGCTCAACCAGCTCTATCGGCTGTTCGCCGGCGAAGACGCCGATGCGCTGTTCAATATCTATTCGATGACCGGGATCATCTTCGTGATCTCCTGCTACACCTTTCCGTTCGTGTTCGTGCTGGTGGCCAATGCGCTCGACACCATGCCGGGCGAACTGGAAGACGCCTCCGCGATCCTCGGCGGCAACGCCTGGACCACGGCACGGCGGGTGACCATCCCGCTCGCGCTGCCGGCGCTCGTCGCGGGCGCGTTGATCGCCTTCCTGCAGGCGATGACGCTGTTCGGCTCGCCGGCGATCCTGGCGCTGCCGGCCGGCTTCCACACCATGACGACCAAGATCTGGAGCCTGTTCCAGTATCCGCCGAAGCTCGAGCTCGCAGCCGCCGCCGCGGTGCCGCTGCTGGTGCTGACCATCCTGCTGCTGCAGGGCCAAAAGGCGCTGCTCGGCCGCCGCGGCTATTCGGTGATCGGCGGCAAATATGGCGCGCCGCGCCGGGTCGAGTTGCGCGGCTGGCGCTGGGCTGCACTCGGCTTCTGCCTCGTGGTGCTGCTCAATCCAGTCTTCCTACCCTATCTCGCGCTGCTCAACGCCGCGTTCTCGCCGAACGCGACCACGCTGGTGACGCCGTCGACGGCCACCCTGCACAACATCGTCTTCGTGTTCACCGAGCTGTCGTCGACCCAACTCGCGCTGAAGAACACCGTGATCCTCGGCACCGCAACGGCGACGATCGGCACCATCCTGGCGCTCGTCATCGCCTATGTCACGACACGCAAGGTGATCGCCGGCCACCGCCTGCTCGGCTTCCTCGCCACCGCGCCGGTCGCGGTCCCCGGCATCGTGCTCGGCGTCGGCCTGTTCCTGAGCTACACGCGGCGGCCCTTCGTGCTCTACGGCACGCTGTGGATCCTGCTGCTGGCGTTCCTCACCATCAATCTGCCTTCGGCCTACCAGCAATTGCAGGCGGCGTTCGCGACCATCCATCCCGAACTCGAGGAAGCGAGCCGCATCCTCGGCGCGACCCGGTTGCAGGCGCTGCGCCAGATCACCGCCCCCTTGCTCCGCACCGGCGTGATCGCGACCTGGTGCTTCATCTTCATCGGCGTGATGCGGGAACTGTCGGCCGCGATCGTGCTGTTCACCTCACAGACCAAGGTGCTGTCGGTCCTGATCTTCGATCTCAACGAAGGCGGCGACCTCGCTGCGATCGCGGTGCTCGGCATCGCGATGCTGGTGATCACCTTCGCCGTGGTGCTGGCGGTGAACCAGATCCCGATGTCCGGCGGCAATGCGGGCGCGAAGCTGCGGAACGGGTAGGACGCCCAGTCCGCGTGCGCGCGGACGGGCGCACCATCTGGCAATCGCCACATTCATCCCGATATAAAGCGGAACCCCGCACCATGAGGATCTTGTGACCCAATCGACCAAGCCATCGCCCCCCGTTGCGCCGCGCCGGCCGCATTCCTTCACCACCCACGGCATCACGGTGACCGACGACTATGCGTGGATCAAGGATCCGAAATGGCAGGAGGTGCTGCGCGATCCCTTGATCCTCGATCCTGATATCAGGACCTATCTCGAAGCCGAGAACGGCTACACCGAGAGCCTGCTCGGCCATACCGACGGCTTGCAGAAGCAACTGGTCAAGGAGATGCGCGGACGGATCAAGGAGGATGATTCCAGCGTGCCGTCGCCGGACGGCCCGTTCGCCTATTTCAGGAAATTCCGCGAAGGCGGCCAACATGAGCTGTTCGCCCGCACGCCGCGCGACGGCGGCGAGGCGCATGTCGTGCTGGACGGCGACGCGCTGGCGAAGGACCATAAATATTTCAAGTTCGGCAGCAGCCGGCATTCCAATGACCACCGCCTGCACGCCTGGAGTGCCGATACCAAGGGTTCGGAGTATTTTTCGATCCGCGTGCGCGACTGGGCGACCGGTGGCGATCTCGACGATCTCGTCGAGGAGACCGACGGCGGCGTGGTCTGGGCCGCGGATTCCAAGAGCTTCTTCTACGTCAAGCTCGACGACAATCACCGCCCGATGCAGGTGTGGCGGCACAGGCTCGGCACCAAGCAGGCCGACGACATCCTGATCTATGAGGAGCAGGATGCCGGCTGGTTCACCCATCTGCACGAGAGCGCCAGCGGCCGCTTCTGCGTGATCGCCGGGGGCGACCACGAGACCTCGGAGCAGCGGCTGATCGATCTCGCCAATCCCGACGCGCCGCCGCGCCTCGTCGCGGCGCGCGAGGAAGGCGTGCAATATTCGATCGCCGACCGCGGCGACGAGCTGTTCATCCTGACCAATGCCGACGACGCCATCGACTTCAAGGTCGTCACCGCGCCGCTCGCCGCGCCCGCGCGTGCCAACTGGCGCGACCTGATCCCGTATCGCGAGGGCGTCTATGTGCTCGACGTCGAGCTCTATGCCGGCCACATGGTGCGCTTGGAGCGCGCCAACGCGCTGCCGGCGATCATCATCCGCGACCTCAGGAGCGGCGAAGAGCACGCGATCGCCTTCGATGAGGCGGCTTATTCGCTCGACACCATGGGCGGCTACGAGTTCGAGACCACGAATCTGCGCTTCGCCTATTCATCGATGACGACGCCGTCGGAGGTCTATGACTACGACATGGCGACGCGGACCCGTGTCTTGCGCAAGCGCCAGGAGATTCCGTCCGGCCACAACCCGGCTGACTACGTCACCACGCGCATC
The window above is part of the Bradyrhizobium sp. PSBB068 genome. Proteins encoded here:
- a CDS encoding iron ABC transporter permease — its product is MTTVTTSPSAKPRIDWTRPVLWLFAALLVLLILLPLSWLAVFAFTDKNRHPTLANFVTLFSNPDFLDPLLTTAIIATTSAVICCIVAAPISWLVSRTDMPGRQIIRALVTASFVTPPFLGAVAWELLAAPNSGLLNQLYRLFAGEDADALFNIYSMTGIIFVISCYTFPFVFVLVANALDTMPGELEDASAILGGNAWTTARRVTIPLALPALVAGALIAFLQAMTLFGSPAILALPAGFHTMTTKIWSLFQYPPKLELAAAAAVPLLVLTILLLQGQKALLGRRGYSVIGGKYGAPRRVELRGWRWAALGFCLVVLLNPVFLPYLALLNAAFSPNATTLVTPSTATLHNIVFVFTELSSTQLALKNTVILGTATATIGTILALVIAYVTTRKVIAGHRLLGFLATAPVAVPGIVLGVGLFLSYTRRPFVLYGTLWILLLAFLTINLPSAYQQLQAAFATIHPELEEASRILGATRLQALRQITAPLLRTGVIATWCFIFIGVMRELSAAIVLFTSQTKVLSVLIFDLNEGGDLAAIAVLGIAMLVITFAVVLAVNQIPMSGGNAGAKLRNG
- a CDS encoding caspase family protein, giving the protein MNLRQLQLSRRSIAVCVAVAGTVSLAIGAHAALNKRMFESPKGAVAAGTTGSIPSGASRLALIIGNGHYPDASAPLAQPINDARTLSSALRHEGFDVDVVEDATKDDMFRAVERMKAKIRPDTVVMLFFGGYGVQVGRESYMIPVDATIWKEADVRRTGVSVESVLDAMKERGAKAKLVVLDASRRNPYERRFRAFSHGLAPISPPENTIVLTSATPGKVADDGKGANSVLVSELINNLNAQAGAETAFNKTRVAISRASEGEQVPSVSSSLLEDIKLGG
- a CDS encoding thermonuclease family protein, producing MLKTLLTAGLLLSLPTLAVAADITGVPKIRDGDQLMIGSVKIRLGGIDAPSTDQLCLNTKGERWTCGVAARDELIKHAGNKSWTCHARTVDRRGRTIARCEVDGEDIQKWMVSNGWALAFTRISRDYEPDEKEAREAKAGMWQGAFIAPWDWRVRNKKTPVLGAAKVPESAHSILLASASGPVAPSPDCTIKGNVNRSGECIFHQPSSRWYAKIEMKISKGTRWFCSVEEAEAAGCRETRR
- a CDS encoding LssY C-terminal domain-containing protein; translation: MTDLEINLLAPRRRKRLRYLQLLLFVLATYLIAAYLVLPALWTHHEHQKGLANLPMVTRTAQGIPGDPMNVGLIGDVRDVVCAMHEAGWFPADPVTLKSSIEIVGSVLLDRPYRDAPVSNLFYLGRREDLAFERPVGSSADRRNHVRFWRVLDQGQEKRPVWLGAATLDRGVGISHYTGAVTHHIAPDLDAERALLVADLESAGMVTAKYQVTGIGPTFNGHNGGGDLYYTDGEIWVLRLVEACSKNHGAVAQIPSPAATEFKDQIWRAVMESIGK
- a CDS encoding ABC transporter ATP-binding protein; this translates as MASVELRGLVKRFGSFVAVDDVSLTIDHGRLVCLLGPSGCGKTTTLRLIAGFLEPSDGEIRVGDRVVSSKARTLPPEQRNMSMIFQSYALWPHMTVAENIVYGLRLRKMDRDTIAKKLAAILATTKLEPLAQRYPGELSGGQQQRVALARALIVGPETLLLDEPLSNLDANLREEMRFEIRRLHDEYRYTTVYVTHDQSEAMTTADLIAVMNAGKIDQLGSPEDIYARPESEFVARFIGAANVIKGTARDATHVEFGGTILEVVGARLTAGQGAPVAIRQHEIQLSTRPPAATQNTLKAIVTRQVYLGMNRDYMVETPDGTSLRVTTPTETAVEKGREVWLNLPPERCRALSR
- a CDS encoding aminotransferase class V-fold PLP-dependent enzyme; this encodes MTVRAGREFLAIPGPTTMPDQVLQAMHRPALDIYSSEMVELTESLLRDLSNLFATAGKSYIYISNGHGAWEATLSNVLSRGDKVLVLESGRFAIGWGMAAAAMGAEVEVLKGDWRRAIRPAEVEERLKRDKEHKIKAILAVQIDTASGAVNDIEAIGRAIKAAGHPALFMVDTVASLGCMPFEMDKWYVDVAMSGSQKGLMTPPGLGFVAASDRAWDAHKKANLRTPYWDWTEREGSEHYRKYAGTAPVHLLFALREAINMLHAEGLQNAFERHRLLGEAVRRAVAVWAEGQVLGFNIAEPTERSNTVTTVTVKGADPAAIQRYAKEKCGVVLGTGIGDLQGQAFRIAHMGHVNAPMILGTLGVVEVALTALNIPHGKAGADAAIQWLGENVKA